The segment CAACAACCTTGGGCGTTGCATCTGGTGCAATCGCTGGCGCTGTAGCAATCACGCCTGCATGTGGTTTCTTAAATCCAATGGGCGCACTAGTTCTTGGACTAATCGCAGGTGTTGCATCTGCTTGGGCGGTAACTCGCAAATACAAGTTCGGATATGACGATTCACTAGATGTTGTCGGAGTTCACGGCATGGGCGGACTTATCGGAATGCTCTTTATCGGTTTGGCGGCAACAGTTACCGCTAACGCTGCGGGCAAGGATGGCCTCTTCTTCAAGGGTGGCACAGACCTGCTGCAATCTCAGGTAATCGCGATTGTCGCTGTTGCAACCTTCTCTTTCTGCGCAACATGGTTAATCGCAACCGTGATTTCAAAGACCATCGGCTTCCGAGCATTCCGCGACGACGAGCTAAATGGCCTCGATACGACTTATCACGCCGAATCGGCATATGACATAACCGGAAACTCAAACCGGTACTAGAGTTCAAACAAGAGAAGCGAGATAAATATGAAGTTAATAACTGCAATCGTTAAGCCAGCAAAGGTAGATGACATCAAAGTTGCTCTACAGGCAGCCGGCGTTCACGGCATGACCGTCTCTGAAACCCGCGGCTTTGGCCGTCAAAAGGGCCACACCGAAATTTATCGCGGCGCTGAATACACAGTTGATTTCATTCCAAAGGTGCGAATCGAACTTCTTGCAGAAGATGCTGACGCCGCAAACCTTGTAGACATCATTGCAAACACTGCTAACACTGGATCAATCGGTGATGGAAAGATCTGGGTTACCCCAGTTGAAACCGTTGTTCGTGTGCGCACTGGCGAGCGCGGAGCAGACGCTCTTTAATTTGTCGGTGCTTTAAAGCCTGGACATTTAGCAAGCAGGGATTGCATGGCGGCCTTTTCAGGCGGTGTAACCCAAAGGCCATACTTGGCCTTCACGACTATCTGTTGTGACACGTATGCACATCGAATCTCTTTGCGCGGTGGAAGCCAAGTCGCAGCATCGCCATCGCCCTTCTGTGAATTCAGCCGCCCCTTTACCGCCAATAAATTCATCGGGTCATTGGCAAAGGCCAGTCGCTTGTCGTAACTCAATTTAAATGCCCCGGTCTGCCAAGCATTCGACAACGCCACAACGTGATCTATCTGAACATCCATGCTCGATTTAACGCCGCGTTCGAATGAGATCTTCTCCCCCGAATACGGATCCAGCAAAATTCCAGATATAACCACGCAATCTCGAGTCCCTGATTTGTAAACAATTGAAGTTAAATCTCGATACAAAATATCGTTACGGGTATCGCACCCATTGCGGTCGACATCAGACCATGCCGGACCAAATTGCGATCTCTCATACCCAGTCTTTGGCGCTCTACCTTTAACGGCCAACGTTTCCAATACCGCTTCCGCTGTCTTCGTCGAAGCCTCAACTGGTACTTGACCCATGAAAACGCCTGCGGCCAATAGCACCGCAATACGTATCTGCCAGCGACTCATGTCACCATCTTCGTGGCAGCCGAGGTGTTAGACAAGCCGCGCTGCCCTGATAGGGTCTGCTCTGCATTCAAACATTCGACCGTTTGAATGGGTTGTTAGCTCAGTTGGTAGAGCAGGTGACTCTTAATCACCGGGTCGGGGGTTCGAGTCCCTCACAACCCACGTATGTAAGTAAATCCGAGTTCCATTTCCAAACCTTGGATGTGGTTCAAATCCTTGAATAGTGGATATATCTGCCAAACCTTTATATCCAGTATTTGATCTCTTGACTCCTTTAGTCATAGGGAGAAGATGATTTTGGTTAGCGAATTAACGCGCTTCTAGGAACTGCTTTGAAACAGTCCGTGCCAGAATTGGCTTAGCGTTCGCCCAAGAAATTCCGTAGACCTTTTCAAAGGCTTGATCAAAAGTCATTCCTGACGCATATTTATCCAGTACATCAAAGGTAAATGAAATTCCACCAATCGATGTCAGTGCCTCAACAGCTATAAATCCGATGTCATAAATATGTAGACGTGTTGCTGAATCACATGGCTGCTGATGCTGCAGATCAAAGAATTTGTTGATACTTGCTTCTGAAAAATCAGGTAATCCACGCAGTGGCGGACGAAGCCAACTGCGACGGTTCTTTACGTATTCACTTAAACTTGCGCTGCTAGAAGTTTGCCCAACAACCTGCGGCTGTCCCTCAGAAAACCAGCAGGGAATCGAAAATCTCTTCAAGCCATACTTTTTGTAGATTGATTTCTGGATTGTGTGAGTAGTTTCGTGCGCATAGTGAGATCGTATAATTGCAGTATTTGTGTTTGAAGAGTTTGGTAATCCAGACACACCCTGAATTATCAACCCTGAATCAAGTGAAATATTTCCAAAAGCATTGTCACACTCTGCTTGCGAACTACAAGCTACGCCTACTTGATCTGAAAATGTGTCATTTAATGTGAATGGGGACGCAATCGTGCTGAGTCGAGTTTTTGCCCAATCCCTGTCGGTGAAATTAAACGCAACCACTAGGAATTTGGATTGTTTGGGGAAGTTTCCACCGAGTTGTTGAGCTCTAGAAATTCCATACTCAATTTCTGAGTAGGAATAAAGGATTTTTGTAGATTCACCTTTTTCAACATCCACCTTAATTGGCGTGCTCAAGGGTTGAGCAAAGAGTCTCTCGGCATCGACCCACACAGAATTAGGAATACCTTTGTAATTCGCTTCTAAATCTTCGAATGAAGTTGGCATTGCGGGAACGATTTCAATTTTAGGTGTTGGAGTTGGAGTTGGGGTCGGCGTTACGACTGGCATCGGCGTGGACAACTTCACGCCTTTGTTCCATATAAGTTTTTTGCCGGACTTGATGCATTTGTATTTGATTCCAGAAACAGTTGTAGCTGCATTAAGTTTGGTACAAGGCGCTCCCGCCTTAACTGCGCCAGAAGCCGACATCGCAGGAACCAGAACCATGATCAAGGCAAGAACGACTGCGGATATGGATCGCTTCATAGGATGATCTTAGATTTCCTTCTTAGTCGAGGCTAGTGGTGTTGAGGAGATTTTGAAGTGATTTTGTTACTTACCCAATGATTTCTTTCAATCCAGCCACTAAACGATCAACATCGTCGCGCGTGGAATAAGGCGCCAATCCGGCACGAAGTGCACCTGCATCACCGAGCCCAAGCTTGCGAGAAGTTTCCAAGGCATAGAAATTAGATGCCGGAAGTGTCACGGCCTTCTTCGCCATCGCTTTATAGATCTCTGCACTTTCAAAGCCTTTGAATGAGAAGTAAAGCGTAGGCGTGCGTTTCTTAGCATTGCCATAGAGAGTGATCCCCGGCAGAGCTTTCAGTGAACTTTCCATGTATTCCAAGAGTTCGTCTTCATAGGCTTCAAGCGCACGCATTGAGTTAACAATCTTGTCACGACGGCTTGTGGCACCGCCTGGCGCGAGATTTGCAATGTATTCAATTGCTGCAACGCTTCCCGCCATTAATTCATAAGGCAAGGTACCGAATTCAAATCTTTCCGGAACCAT is part of the Candidatus Planktophila lacus genome and harbors:
- a CDS encoding P-II family nitrogen regulator, yielding MKLITAIVKPAKVDDIKVALQAAGVHGMTVSETRGFGRQKGHTEIYRGAEYTVDFIPKVRIELLAEDADAANLVDIIANTANTGSIGDGKIWVTPVETVVRVRTGERGADAL
- a CDS encoding HNH endonuclease family protein, with translation MSRWQIRIAVLLAAGVFMGQVPVEASTKTAEAVLETLAVKGRAPKTGYERSQFGPAWSDVDRNGCDTRNDILYRDLTSIVYKSGTRDCVVISGILLDPYSGEKISFERGVKSSMDVQIDHVVALSNAWQTGAFKLSYDKRLAFANDPMNLLAVKGRLNSQKGDGDAATWLPPRKEIRCAYVSQQIVVKAKYGLWVTPPEKAAMQSLLAKCPGFKAPTN